The proteins below come from a single Chryseobacterium capnotolerans genomic window:
- a CDS encoding ligase-associated DNA damage response exonuclease, with product MKLITFTKKGIYCPQGKFYIDPWRPVDMAIITHGHADHARWGMKKYLCHHFTKPILYQRIGVDIECQSVEYGEKINMNGVQVSLHPAGHIIGSAQIRLEYKGFVTVISGDYKVQDDHLSTPFELVRCNEFVTESTFGLPIYNWLEVDDLNKKLQNWVLKNQENNKTSVFIGYSLGKAQRIMKAVEGLSKIYVHYSIGKLNEAFEAVGIDLPEYTIADFREHPKETEHQIVIVPPALLDSNVIKKIPDPATAICSGWMQVRGARRWRSADAGFAMSDHADWKGLLQTVKATEAELVHVTHGQTEVFSKYLNEIGIKADVIETLFGEDEEVSEKETIENPES from the coding sequence TTGAAGCTAATCACATTTACCAAAAAAGGAATTTATTGTCCACAGGGAAAATTCTATATTGATCCCTGGAGGCCTGTGGATATGGCTATTATTACACACGGACATGCCGATCATGCCCGCTGGGGAATGAAAAAATACCTTTGTCATCATTTTACAAAACCTATTTTATACCAAAGAATTGGAGTGGATATTGAGTGCCAGAGTGTAGAATATGGAGAAAAGATCAATATGAATGGTGTTCAGGTTTCATTACATCCTGCCGGACATATCATTGGTTCTGCCCAGATACGATTAGAATATAAAGGATTTGTAACGGTCATTTCAGGGGATTATAAAGTGCAGGATGATCATCTCAGTACACCTTTTGAATTGGTAAGGTGCAATGAATTTGTTACAGAAAGTACTTTTGGATTACCCATTTATAATTGGCTGGAAGTAGATGATCTTAATAAAAAACTTCAGAATTGGGTATTAAAGAATCAGGAAAACAATAAAACTTCTGTGTTTATCGGATATTCGCTTGGGAAAGCTCAGCGAATTATGAAGGCCGTGGAGGGGTTAAGCAAAATATATGTTCACTACTCCATCGGAAAGCTTAATGAGGCTTTTGAAGCTGTAGGAATTGATCTTCCGGAATATACGATTGCTGATTTCAGGGAGCATCCGAAAGAGACAGAACATCAAATTGTTATTGTTCCCCCCGCTTTACTCGACAGTAATGTGATCAAAAAAATTCCTGATCCGGCCACAGCAATATGCTCCGGATGGATGCAGGTTCGGGGAGCAAGGCGATGGCGAAGTGCAGATGCAGGATTTGCTATGAGCGATCATGCTGATTGGAAGGGGTTATTGCAAACTGTAAAAGCAACAGAAGCAGAACTTGTGCATGTTACTCATGGGCAGACAGAAGTCTTTTCAAAGTATCTGAATGAAATCGGAATCAAGGCAGATGTAATAGAAACCCTGTTTGGAGAGGATGAAGAAGTATCAGAAAAAGAAACCATCGAAAATCCGGAATCATGA